CAGAAACGCCAGGCCCTTGCGGGTGGCGCGCTCGCCATAGCGCAGCACCTGCGTCACCATGGCCCGGCCCGCCTTCTGCACCGCGCCCAGCGATTTTTCCTCCAGCGTGGTGATGCCGCCCGCGATGTTGCCGGGAGAGGGGTTTTCGTAAACCGGCTGGTTGTGGTCGAGGAAATAGCGCTTGAAGCCGTTCAGCACCTCGGCCATCGCCTCGAACACCTGTTCGTCGGCGGCGCGCTCCATCAGCGGGTGCTCCGCGCCGAAAATCTCGGGGATTTCCGTCAGGATCGGCGTGCCGCCCGCACTCGCCAGCATGTCCGCGATCCGCCCCACGAGGGGATTGGCGGTGAGCCCGCTGAAGCCGTCGGACCCGCCGCACTTGAGGCCGATCGCCAGCGCGGAAAGCGGGCAGGGCTCGCGCCGGTCCTGCGCGGCCAGCGCCACCAGTTCCTCCAGCGCTGCGAGCCCGGCCTCGGTTTCATCCTCCGCCATCTGGGCGGCAAAGGCGCGGATGCGGCCGTGGTCCGGCACCTCGGCCAGCAGCTTGTCGAGCTGATTGTTCTCGCAGCCAAGCCCCACGATCAGCACGCCGCCTGCATTGGGATGCGCGGCGAGGCTTGCGAGAACCTTGCGGGTGTGGGCGAGGTCGTCCCCCAGCTGTGAGCAGCCGAAGGGGTGGGTGAGGGCGTGAATGCCGTCCACCCGGCCCACGAAGCGCTGCCCGCCGAGGCGGGCGATCCGCTCGGCCGTGCGGGCGACACAGCCGACGGTCGGCAGTACCCATATTTCGTTGCGCGTGCCCACCAGCCCATTGGCGCGGCGATAGCCGAGGAAGGTGTCGGGAATGCCCGCCGGCGTTGCCCCCGGCTGCGGCGCGGCGGCAGGCGTGTAGGCGTAGTCCTCGATGCCCTCCAGCCGTGTCGCCAGATTGTGGGTATGCACATGGTCGCCCGGCGTGATCGCAGCCTTGGCCCGGCCGATCGGCCAGCCATATTTGTGGACGTTCTCGCCTGCTGCGACGGCCTTGAGGGCGATCTTGTGCCCCTTGGGGATGTCCGTGCGCGCCACAACCGTGCGCCCGCCCGCGCTGACGCTTTCGCCAGCGGAGATGGGGCGCAGGGCGACGGCAACGTCATCTCGCCCATCAATGCAGTGGGCGGCGGGCATGGTGGAGGGCGCGTAAGGATCGGTCTGTGTCATGCCTCGAATGGTAACCGGTGTCATGCAGAAGGCAAGGGGTCGTGTGCTACTGCAAGGCGGCCCGATAGGCTCTGCTACGATTGGGAAGCCTGTAGATCGATTGCGCTGTCCTGTTGCATCCGGTTTTGACACCGGTTACCACTTATCAGGACATCGCGAAGAAGCGTCGCTGCAAGATCAAGCATAAGCAATACCAAGGCATAGGGGAGTGTGATGGCAGAATCGGCTCGTACTGCACGAAGATCGGCTGTTTCCGGCCGAGCCTCAGATCCGCGCGATTGCCTGGCGGCTTTATGGCGAGGTGGCGCGGCTGCCGATCATCAGCCCCCACGGCCACACCGACCCGCGCTGGTTCGCGCAGAACGAAGCGTGGGCCAACCCCACCGAGCTGCTGCTGGCGCCCGACCATTACCTCTACCGCATGCTCTACAGCCAGGGCGTCTCGCTCG
The window above is part of the Pedomonas mirosovicensis genome. Proteins encoded here:
- a CDS encoding UxaA family hydrolase, giving the protein MPAAHCIDGRDDVAVALRPISAGESVSAGGRTVVARTDIPKGHKIALKAVAAGENVHKYGWPIGRAKAAITPGDHVHTHNLATRLEGIEDYAYTPAAAPQPGATPAGIPDTFLGYRRANGLVGTRNEIWVLPTVGCVARTAERIARLGGQRFVGRVDGIHALTHPFGCSQLGDDLAHTRKVLASLAAHPNAGGVLIVGLGCENNQLDKLLAEVPDHGRIRAFAAQMAEDETEAGLAALEELVALAAQDRREPCPLSALAIGLKCGGSDGFSGLTANPLVGRIADMLASAGGTPILTEIPEIFGAEHPLMERAADEQVFEAMAEVLNGFKRYFLDHNQPVYENPSPGNIAGGITTLEEKSLGAVQKAGRAMVTQVLRYGERATRKGLAFLEAPGNDAVSSTALVAAGATILLFTTGRGTPLGFPVPTLKIATNSALAERKPHWIDFDAGPIAAGTDMDTAAEDLMRLIIEVASGKPAKNEINEEREIAIWKNGVTL